The proteins below come from a single Streptomyces sp. M92 genomic window:
- a CDS encoding MerR family transcriptional regulator, which translates to MTEDDGVDDEHDGDLLTIGAFAARARLSAKALRLYDRMGLLVPDHVDEVTGYRYYRPGQIERARLVALLRRLDMPLARVAEVVRADGPEGAGLLDAYWSGVEARLAGQRTLADYLRGRLSGRSSGMDGKFVVETVDVSGRVVISETRHTLADELPAWIGASLERLEEAARGCGGVTAAPFVVYHSEVSEESDGPAETCVPVADEAAARAWCEERGRAWQTRVRVEPAQRLAYTRITKAQVAYPQILAAFAAVEEWIAAQGLTVAGPCREVYFADWEAAGPGDPVCDIAFPVS; encoded by the coding sequence GTGACGGAGGATGACGGCGTGGACGACGAACACGACGGCGACTTGCTGACCATCGGGGCGTTCGCCGCGCGGGCCCGGCTGTCGGCCAAGGCCCTGCGGCTGTACGACCGTATGGGCCTGCTGGTGCCCGACCACGTGGACGAGGTCACCGGCTACCGCTACTACCGCCCCGGCCAGATCGAACGCGCCCGGCTCGTGGCCCTGCTGCGCCGGCTGGACATGCCGCTGGCGCGGGTCGCGGAGGTGGTGCGCGCGGACGGGCCGGAGGGCGCGGGACTGCTCGACGCCTACTGGTCCGGGGTCGAGGCCCGGCTGGCCGGGCAGCGGACGCTCGCCGACTACCTCCGTGGACGCCTTTCGGGAAGGAGTTCCGGGATGGACGGGAAGTTCGTGGTCGAGACGGTGGACGTGTCCGGACGGGTGGTGATCAGCGAGACCCGGCACACCCTGGCGGACGAGCTGCCGGCCTGGATCGGCGCGTCGCTGGAGCGGCTGGAGGAGGCGGCGCGGGGCTGCGGGGGTGTGACGGCGGCGCCGTTCGTCGTGTACCACTCCGAGGTGTCGGAGGAGAGTGACGGCCCGGCGGAGACGTGCGTGCCGGTCGCCGACGAGGCGGCGGCCCGGGCGTGGTGCGAGGAGCGGGGGCGGGCCTGGCAGACGCGGGTGCGGGTGGAGCCGGCCCAGCGGCTGGCCTACACCCGGATCACCAAGGCGCAGGTGGCCTATCCGCAGATCCTGGCCGCGTTCGCGGCGGTGGAGGAGTGGATCGCGGCCCAGGGGCTGACGGTGGCGGGGCCGTGCCGTGAGGTGTACTTCGCCGACTGGGAGGCGGCGGGTCCCGGGGACCCGGTGTGCGACATCGCGTTCCCCGTGAGCTGA
- a CDS encoding DUF5701 family protein → MTDQKSLIPSGGAPAHDAGAEFDRQVRTLDSLGYPALAGRTPEQFAELVAPLRAAAVERAGGAAGAAYDPAADGRVPFVLVVTRALAPVERTMPLTTLHRGKLPGFVDRSFEPGSLERFVATEEAEPPGQDGVHLLFDVERGEEFCGAVPNDAMAAVAARGRTLLTIEEGIALMTHAPQVLVKNKCFSLGGSRSGDRRVPAIWISQRAPKLGWCWAGNPHTWLGMASAGARRA, encoded by the coding sequence TTGACCGACCAGAAGAGCCTCATCCCCTCCGGCGGCGCCCCCGCCCACGACGCCGGGGCCGAGTTCGACCGGCAGGTCCGGACGCTGGACTCGCTCGGCTACCCGGCGCTCGCCGGCCGCACCCCCGAGCAGTTCGCCGAGCTGGTGGCGCCGCTGCGCGCCGCGGCCGTGGAGCGGGCGGGCGGTGCGGCGGGCGCCGCGTACGATCCGGCCGCCGACGGCCGGGTGCCGTTCGTGCTCGTCGTCACCCGCGCCCTCGCACCGGTCGAACGGACCATGCCGCTGACCACCCTGCACCGCGGCAAGCTGCCCGGCTTCGTCGACCGCAGTTTCGAGCCGGGCTCCCTGGAACGGTTCGTCGCCACCGAGGAGGCCGAGCCGCCCGGCCAGGACGGCGTCCACCTGCTGTTCGACGTGGAGCGGGGGGAGGAGTTCTGCGGGGCCGTACCGAACGACGCGATGGCCGCCGTCGCCGCACGGGGCCGCACCCTGCTCACCATCGAGGAGGGCATCGCGCTGATGACGCACGCCCCGCAGGTCCTGGTGAAGAACAAGTGCTTCTCCCTCGGCGGGTCCCGGTCCGGCGACCGGCGGGTCCCGGCGATCTGGATCAGCCAGAGGGCCCCGAAGCTCGGCTGGTGCTGGGCCGGAAACCCGCACACCTGGCTGGGCATGGCGTCCGCGGGCGCCCGCCGCGCCTGA
- a CDS encoding MFS transporter, with the protein MPDTPRKSYTDLFRTPEFTPLFLSSSANVAAQTVSGLALGTLVFRATGSPLLSALSMFGPALAQVLGATFLLSGADRLPPRATLTGLSLAFAAATAALALPGLPVGAMLVVVLVEGLIASLGGGVRWGLLNEILTKDGYLAGRSLFNMMHGVTQIAGYAAGGVLVTVLSPRLCLLLAAGLYAAAAALTLLLTRRPPRSAGRPSAAATWRTNARLWSARPRRHVYLALWIPNGLVVGCESLYVSYDPRAAGTLFACAALGMLAGDVTVGRLLPPRLRPRLGIPLLVLLAAPYLALFLRPPLPVTAVLVALASVGFGASLVQQERLVVLTPDELTGHALGLHSAGMLTAQGLAASLAGTVAQFTSPATAMTAMALASLAVTLTLTVVSRRDAGPDGGLLPRRVAQAA; encoded by the coding sequence ATGCCGGACACGCCCCGCAAGAGCTACACGGACCTCTTCCGAACCCCCGAGTTCACCCCCCTCTTCCTCTCCTCCTCCGCCAACGTCGCCGCCCAGACGGTGAGCGGCCTGGCGCTCGGCACGCTCGTGTTCCGGGCGACCGGCTCGCCGCTGCTCTCCGCGCTCAGCATGTTCGGGCCGGCGCTCGCCCAGGTGCTGGGCGCCACCTTCCTCCTCTCCGGCGCGGACCGGCTGCCCCCGCGGGCGACGCTGACGGGCCTCTCGCTGGCCTTCGCCGCGGCCACCGCCGCCCTCGCGCTGCCCGGCCTGCCGGTGGGGGCGATGCTCGTCGTCGTCCTCGTCGAGGGCCTGATCGCCTCCCTCGGCGGCGGGGTCCGCTGGGGCCTGCTGAACGAGATCCTCACCAAGGACGGGTACCTGGCGGGACGCTCGCTCTTCAACATGATGCACGGCGTCACACAGATCGCCGGCTACGCGGCCGGCGGAGTCCTGGTGACCGTGCTGTCCCCGCGCCTGTGCCTGCTACTGGCGGCCGGCCTCTACGCGGCCGCGGCCGCGCTCACGCTCCTGCTGACCCGCCGCCCGCCCCGCTCCGCAGGCCGCCCCTCCGCGGCCGCCACCTGGCGCACGAACGCCCGCCTGTGGTCCGCCCGCCCGCGCCGCCACGTCTACCTGGCCCTGTGGATCCCCAACGGACTGGTCGTCGGCTGCGAGTCCCTGTACGTCTCCTACGACCCCCGCGCCGCGGGCACCCTGTTCGCCTGCGCCGCGCTGGGCATGCTGGCCGGGGACGTGACCGTCGGCCGCCTGCTGCCGCCCAGGCTGCGCCCCCGCCTCGGCATCCCCCTGCTGGTGCTGCTGGCCGCCCCGTACCTCGCCCTCTTCCTGCGCCCGCCGCTACCGGTGACGGCCGTACTGGTCGCCCTGGCCTCCGTCGGCTTCGGCGCGAGCCTGGTGCAGCAGGAGCGCCTGGTCGTCCTCACCCCGGACGAGCTGACCGGCCACGCACTCGGCCTGCACTCCGCCGGGATGCTCACGGCGCAGGGCCTCGCCGCGTCCCTGGCGGGCACGGTGGCCCAGTTCACCTCCCCGGCGACGGCGATGACGGCGATGGCCCTCGCCTCCCTCGCCGTGACCCTCACCCTGACGGTGGTGAGCCGCCGGGACGCGGGACCGGACGGCGGGCTGCTGCCGAGGCGGGTGGCGCAAGCGGCGTGA
- a CDS encoding PP2C family protein-serine/threonine phosphatase: protein MTVKKSPSSSSMLAWMPVAVMAVVAVVDLTAGPDVGLLPLVSLGPAFAGLVGGWRRTAVIGLAALLLCVGLGLYNGLFDRPRGYTAMVSVAGVTGVGIAAAVARSRREAELASVRSIAEAAQRVLLRPVPLTAGPLHAAVSYTSALAEARIGGDLYEVVASPHGVRVIVGDVQGKGLAAVETAARVLGAFREAAYDEKDLVKLGERLERSVARELEDEKFVTAILAEIGHDHQVVLLNYGHPAPMVVHPDGTTDFPEPPAYALPLGLSAPDGPGPETYPVPFVPGDQLLLYTDGVTEARDEEGGFYPLAERAHLLKDSDVHRALDALREDLVRHAAGPHHDDAAMLLLRYQGHAGAGPAAGVAAAADPVG from the coding sequence ATGACCGTGAAGAAGTCGCCGTCCAGTTCCTCGATGCTGGCCTGGATGCCCGTCGCGGTCATGGCCGTGGTCGCCGTCGTCGACCTCACGGCCGGCCCGGACGTGGGGCTGCTGCCGCTGGTGTCGCTGGGGCCGGCGTTCGCCGGACTCGTCGGCGGCTGGCGGCGCACCGCGGTGATCGGGCTGGCCGCGCTGCTGCTCTGCGTGGGCCTCGGCCTCTACAACGGGCTCTTCGACCGCCCCCGCGGCTACACCGCCATGGTGTCGGTGGCGGGCGTGACCGGTGTCGGCATCGCGGCGGCCGTGGCGCGCTCGCGCCGGGAGGCGGAGCTGGCCAGCGTCCGGTCGATCGCGGAGGCGGCGCAGCGGGTGCTGCTGCGCCCGGTGCCGCTGACCGCGGGCCCGCTGCACGCTGCCGTCTCGTACACCTCGGCGCTCGCCGAGGCCCGTATCGGGGGCGACCTGTACGAGGTGGTGGCCTCGCCGCACGGCGTCCGGGTGATCGTGGGCGACGTGCAGGGCAAGGGCCTGGCGGCGGTGGAGACGGCGGCGCGGGTCCTCGGCGCCTTCCGGGAGGCGGCGTACGACGAGAAGGACCTGGTCAAGCTCGGCGAGCGGCTGGAGCGCAGCGTCGCCCGGGAGTTGGAGGACGAGAAGTTCGTGACCGCGATCCTCGCCGAGATCGGCCACGACCACCAGGTCGTCCTCCTCAACTACGGCCACCCGGCCCCGATGGTCGTCCACCCCGACGGCACCACCGACTTCCCGGAGCCGCCCGCCTACGCCCTCCCGCTGGGCCTGTCCGCCCCCGACGGTCCCGGCCCGGAGACCTATCCGGTGCCCTTCGTCCCCGGCGACCAGCTCCTCCTGTACACCGACGGTGTCACGGAGGCCCGGGACGAGGAGGGCGGCTTCTACCCGCTCGCCGAGCGCGCCCACCTCCTCAAGGACTCCGACGTCCACCGTGCACTGGACGCCCTGCGCGAGGACCTGGTCCGGCACGCGGCCGGACCGCACCACGACGACGCCGCGATGCTGTTGCTGCGCTACCAGGGCCACGCCGGCGCCGGACCCGCCGCCGGCGTGGCGGCCGCCGCCGATCCGGTCGGCTGA
- a CDS encoding DUF397 domain-containing protein yields MAILQGTQESWIKSSYSGGNGACVEVKSPVVAALAVRDSKVPGGPTLAFPADAWNAFVTSVKE; encoded by the coding sequence ATGGCAATTCTCCAGGGCACCCAGGAATCGTGGATCAAGTCCTCCTACTCCGGGGGCAACGGCGCGTGCGTCGAGGTCAAGTCGCCGGTCGTGGCGGCACTCGCCGTCCGTGACTCCAAGGTTCCCGGGGGGCCGACGCTGGCCTTCCCCGCCGACGCGTGGAACGCCTTCGTCACCTCGGTCAAGGAGTAA
- a CDS encoding CatB-related O-acetyltransferase, protein MTGPASDGVAAPDPGVLHPLAQHPRVVLLKPLVTDERIQVGDFTYYDDPDDATAFETRNVLYAYGPEKLVIGKYCAIASGTRFLMAGAEHPTMGVSTFPFTMFGGAWAEATLDLVTGMPSRGDTVVGNDVWFGYGATVMPGVRIGDGAVVAAGAVVTGDVAPYTIVGGNPARPIRARYDADDIARLQRAAWWDWPVELVTRHVRTIMSGSPADIESIASTAATETTKTEKTKDTTDTTDTKENLA, encoded by the coding sequence ATGACCGGCCCCGCAAGCGACGGCGTGGCCGCCCCGGACCCCGGTGTCCTGCATCCGCTCGCGCAGCATCCGAGAGTCGTCCTGCTCAAGCCGCTCGTCACCGACGAACGCATCCAGGTCGGCGACTTCACCTACTACGACGATCCCGACGACGCCACCGCCTTCGAGACCCGCAACGTGCTCTACGCGTACGGGCCGGAGAAGCTGGTCATCGGCAAGTACTGCGCGATCGCCTCCGGCACCCGCTTCCTGATGGCCGGGGCCGAGCACCCGACGATGGGCGTCTCCACCTTCCCGTTCACCATGTTCGGCGGCGCCTGGGCCGAGGCCACGCTCGACCTGGTCACCGGCATGCCCAGCCGCGGCGACACGGTCGTCGGCAACGACGTCTGGTTCGGCTACGGCGCCACCGTCATGCCCGGCGTACGCATCGGCGACGGGGCGGTCGTCGCAGCCGGCGCCGTGGTCACGGGAGACGTGGCGCCGTACACGATCGTCGGCGGCAATCCGGCGCGGCCCATCCGGGCCCGGTACGACGCCGACGACATCGCCCGGCTCCAGCGGGCCGCGTGGTGGGACTGGCCCGTCGAGCTGGTCACCCGCCACGTCCGCACGATCATGTCCGGCAGCCCCGCCGACATCGAATCCATCGCGAGCACCGCCGCGACGGAGACAACGAAGACGGAGAAGACGAAGGACACGACGGACACGACGGACACGAAGGAGAACCTCGCTTGA
- a CDS encoding helix-turn-helix domain-containing protein codes for MASNVNPTVRRRRLGQELRRLRELKGMTAEEVAERLLVSQSKISRLENGRRSISQRDVRDLCGVYEVEDQRMVDSLMEMAKDSRQQGWWHAFGDIPYSVYIGLETDAESLRTYEPQIITGLLQTRSYAEALIQGALPETPVADVEKRVQVRIRRQERVTAETNPLRLWVVLDEACLRRVVGSKQVMREQLEHVAEMSQLPHITVQVLPFDVGGHPGINGQYSILEFADTADSSVVYIEGVTSDLYLEKAPDVQKYTVMYEHLRAQALNVDESRRRIEDVAKEYAR; via the coding sequence GTGGCGTCCAATGTCAATCCCACCGTCAGGCGGCGCCGGCTGGGCCAGGAGCTGCGCAGGCTCCGTGAGCTCAAGGGCATGACGGCCGAGGAGGTGGCGGAGCGGCTGCTGGTCTCGCAGTCGAAGATCAGCCGCCTGGAGAACGGCCGGCGCAGCATCAGCCAGCGCGACGTCCGCGACCTGTGCGGGGTGTACGAGGTCGAGGACCAGCGGATGGTCGACTCGCTGATGGAGATGGCGAAGGACTCCCGCCAGCAGGGCTGGTGGCACGCCTTCGGCGACATCCCGTACAGCGTCTACATCGGCCTGGAGACCGACGCCGAGTCGCTGCGGACCTACGAACCCCAGATCATCACCGGTCTGCTCCAGACCCGGTCCTACGCCGAGGCGCTGATCCAGGGCGCCCTGCCCGAGACGCCGGTCGCCGACGTGGAGAAACGCGTCCAGGTCCGGATACGGCGTCAGGAGCGCGTCACGGCGGAGACCAACCCACTGCGGCTGTGGGTGGTCCTCGACGAGGCCTGCCTGCGCCGGGTGGTGGGCAGCAAGCAGGTGATGCGCGAGCAGCTGGAGCACGTCGCCGAGATGTCGCAGCTGCCGCACATCACCGTGCAGGTGCTGCCGTTCGACGTCGGGGGACACCCGGGCATCAACGGCCAGTACTCGATCCTGGAGTTCGCCGACACCGCCGACTCCAGCGTCGTCTACATCGAGGGCGTCACCAGCGACCTGTACCTGGAGAAGGCCCCGGACGTGCAGAAGTACACGGTGATGTACGAGCACTTGCGGGCGCAGGCCCTGAACGTGGACGAGTCGCGGCGGCGCATCGAGGACGTGGCGAAGGAGTACGCCCGCTGA
- a CDS encoding glutathione peroxidase produces MTTSQNARDNDSLPLDVEIGALQGGSADLSQYAGRVVLVVNVASKCGLTPQYSGLERLHERYAERGFTVLGVPCNQFMGQEPGSADEIAEFCSATYGVTFPMTEKVEVNGEGRHPLYDRLAGVADGEGHSGDIRWNFEKFLIGRDGKVAARFAPQTEPEAAEVVAAVEERLAG; encoded by the coding sequence ATGACGACCTCACAGAACGCGCGTGACAACGACAGCCTTCCCCTCGACGTCGAGATCGGTGCCCTCCAGGGCGGGTCCGCGGACCTCTCCCAGTACGCGGGCCGGGTGGTACTGGTGGTCAACGTGGCCTCCAAGTGCGGGCTCACCCCGCAGTACTCGGGCCTGGAGCGGCTGCACGAGCGGTATGCGGAGCGGGGGTTCACCGTGCTCGGCGTGCCCTGCAACCAGTTCATGGGCCAGGAGCCGGGCAGCGCCGACGAGATCGCCGAGTTCTGTTCGGCGACGTACGGCGTCACCTTCCCGATGACGGAGAAGGTCGAGGTCAACGGGGAGGGCCGGCATCCGCTGTACGACCGGCTGGCGGGCGTCGCGGACGGCGAGGGGCACAGCGGGGACATCCGCTGGAACTTCGAGAAGTTCCTGATCGGGCGGGACGGCAAGGTCGCCGCCCGGTTCGCGCCGCAGACCGAGCCGGAGGCGGCCGAGGTCGTGGCGGCCGTGGAGGAGCGGCTGGCGGGTTGA
- a CDS encoding GOLPH3/VPS74 family protein, whose product MGRSRRTLPEELLLLALDPTTGTTAQPQSLDLGLAGAQLVELALAGRIAPDGDRIAVVAPRPTGDPTLDCALELLRRRGAPVRAVNWIGGPRLGLRQTYLSHLERCGMVHAVEGQMCGVLPTTRYQATDTAISREIKARLDSAIRTGVPPDPRTAALAALAHAVGLGKHLYPGNEGRSSRSRLRDLIRHDPMGGLVAHAVMDVQNGAAAQPRRSPAPAGRQAAGPGARTAPEPARGVPAQPRHGSMARAAAH is encoded by the coding sequence ATGGGCAGGAGCCGCAGAACACTTCCGGAGGAGCTTCTGCTGCTGGCGTTGGACCCGACCACGGGTACCACCGCGCAGCCGCAGTCGCTCGACCTCGGTCTGGCCGGAGCGCAGCTGGTGGAGCTGGCGCTGGCCGGACGTATAGCCCCAGACGGGGATCGTATCGCCGTGGTGGCCCCACGGCCGACAGGAGATCCAACACTGGACTGCGCGTTGGAGTTGCTGCGAAGGCGCGGCGCCCCCGTACGGGCGGTCAACTGGATCGGCGGGCCCCGCCTGGGGCTGCGCCAGACCTACCTCTCGCATCTGGAGCGATGCGGCATGGTGCATGCCGTGGAGGGCCAGATGTGCGGGGTGCTGCCGACGACTCGCTACCAGGCGACGGACACGGCGATCAGCAGGGAGATCAAGGCCCGGCTGGACTCGGCGATCCGCACCGGCGTACCGCCGGACCCGCGGACCGCGGCGCTCGCCGCGCTGGCCCACGCGGTCGGTCTCGGCAAGCACCTCTACCCGGGCAACGAAGGGCGTTCGTCACGGTCCCGGCTGCGGGACCTCATCAGGCACGACCCCATGGGCGGCCTGGTGGCGCACGCGGTGATGGACGTCCAGAACGGCGCGGCGGCCCAGCCACGCCGCAGCCCGGCACCGGCCGGCCGCCAGGCCGCGGGACCGGGCGCCAGGACGGCCCCGGAACCCGCCCGCGGTGTTCCGGCGCAGCCACGCCACGGATCCATGGCCCGCGCGGCGGCCCACTGA
- a CDS encoding Vgb family protein: MNDFREVSASVQELVVSGPDAGPYALAEGPDGALWFTLVHQGAVGRRDPGDGTVTVHPAGAGPTLVAAGPDGAVWFTEYQAHRIGRIAPDGSRSSFAPATPEGGPFGIAAGPDGAMWFTLSAADRVGRVTMDGEVTEYPAPGAFPSAITAGPDGALWMALNQENAIGRITTAGAGTVHPLPTEGAAPVGIAAGPDGALWFTEIGAGRIGRIAVDGEITEYPLPDPACRPHAVAAGPDGAMWFTEWGSGRVGRITLDGHVTSYALSRTDCEPHGIAPHDGALWCALETGSLARIEVTA, encoded by the coding sequence ATGAATGATTTCAGGGAAGTCTCCGCATCCGTACAGGAGTTAGTCGTCAGCGGCCCGGACGCCGGGCCCTACGCCCTCGCCGAAGGGCCGGACGGGGCCCTCTGGTTCACCCTCGTCCACCAGGGCGCCGTCGGCCGCCGCGACCCGGGTGACGGGACCGTCACCGTCCACCCGGCCGGGGCCGGGCCGACCCTTGTCGCGGCGGGGCCGGACGGGGCCGTGTGGTTCACCGAGTACCAGGCGCACCGCATCGGACGGATCGCACCCGACGGCTCCCGCTCCTCCTTCGCGCCGGCCACCCCTGAGGGCGGACCGTTCGGGATCGCGGCCGGGCCGGACGGGGCGATGTGGTTCACGCTGTCCGCCGCCGACCGGGTCGGCCGCGTCACCATGGACGGCGAGGTCACCGAGTACCCGGCGCCCGGCGCCTTTCCGTCCGCCATCACGGCGGGACCCGACGGGGCACTGTGGATGGCCCTCAACCAGGAGAACGCGATCGGGCGGATCACCACCGCCGGGGCCGGCACCGTCCACCCCCTGCCGACCGAGGGCGCCGCACCGGTCGGCATCGCGGCGGGGCCGGACGGCGCGCTGTGGTTCACGGAGATCGGAGCCGGGCGGATCGGCCGGATCGCCGTGGACGGTGAGATCACCGAGTACCCGCTGCCCGACCCGGCGTGCCGGCCGCACGCCGTCGCCGCCGGGCCCGACGGGGCGATGTGGTTCACCGAGTGGGGCAGCGGCCGGGTCGGGCGGATCACCCTCGACGGTCACGTCACCTCGTACGCGCTGTCCCGCACCGACTGCGAACCGCACGGCATCGCCCCGCACGACGGCGCCCTGTGGTGCGCCCTGGAAACGGGCTCCCTGGCCAGGATCGAGGTCACCGCATGA